A genomic region of Luteibacter aegosomatissinici contains the following coding sequences:
- a CDS encoding MASE1 domain-containing sensor histidine kinase codes for MRLRTFYRFAGPIIAIAYALAWVMLWPTEQPYWVLPFGLRFGALLLTRSRDWFWILGAEIAASAFCEWRSGLPIGGAGFVLGDTPEPLMVAACLWLLRRAHLHASLNTPEDVARLLLSAMVTATVATAGNAAMMASLHPAAPVEMLGTTFGSDLLGNYLGVLLVVPVMVLVFRERPTQTALAELLLDGLLVMLPSLAILVTLAEYSPQPQFARVLSLAPVLFFAFRHGWRGAGLAMLITSVGLNVTEDMIGRGAPTAAAHLFLAVAGTGTLMLGAATDALRRSSERVAQQNTHLAAANQRLDQLARQLRDAARGNLQAEEDLRRHMAAELHDELGQNLTAIQTHLKLAQNRLGNAGMDDIGSAINGILGHMRRALHKMLDSLRPSVLDEFGLLRALDEGPIRDMLTAAGIHYVTDLRGEPRLLDDDTLTAIYRVVQESATNVVRHSGAKEMRLRLRIGLRDSGPVAVLDIRDDGHGLPSTPRPVRTDGGGRGLQGMSDRITALGGVFRIVPEPVGLHLRVLLRSTSIGTSIGNFPIAGS; via the coding sequence ATGCGCCTTCGCACCTTCTACCGCTTCGCCGGCCCCATCATTGCCATTGCCTATGCACTCGCCTGGGTGATGCTGTGGCCGACGGAGCAGCCGTACTGGGTGCTCCCGTTCGGCCTGCGCTTTGGTGCCCTACTACTTACCCGTTCGCGCGACTGGTTCTGGATCCTGGGCGCCGAGATCGCGGCAAGCGCGTTCTGCGAGTGGCGCAGCGGCTTGCCGATCGGTGGCGCGGGCTTTGTGCTGGGCGATACGCCCGAGCCGCTGATGGTGGCCGCGTGCCTGTGGCTGCTGCGCCGGGCCCACCTGCATGCCAGCCTGAACACCCCCGAGGATGTGGCGCGCCTGCTGCTCTCGGCCATGGTCACTGCCACCGTGGCCACGGCCGGCAATGCCGCGATGATGGCCTCCCTGCACCCCGCCGCCCCCGTGGAGATGCTGGGCACCACGTTCGGCAGTGACCTGCTCGGCAATTACCTGGGCGTACTACTGGTCGTTCCGGTGATGGTGCTGGTATTTCGCGAGCGACCCACCCAGACCGCGCTGGCCGAACTCTTATTGGATGGCCTGCTGGTCATGCTGCCCTCGCTGGCGATCCTGGTCACCCTGGCCGAGTATTCGCCGCAGCCGCAGTTCGCCCGCGTGCTTTCGCTGGCCCCTGTGCTGTTCTTCGCGTTCCGCCACGGCTGGCGTGGCGCGGGCCTGGCCATGCTGATCACCAGCGTCGGCCTGAACGTCACCGAGGACATGATCGGCCGCGGCGCACCCACGGCCGCCGCCCACCTGTTCCTTGCCGTGGCCGGCACCGGCACCCTGATGCTGGGCGCTGCGACGGACGCGCTCCGCCGCAGCAGTGAACGCGTTGCCCAGCAAAACACCCATCTGGCCGCCGCCAACCAGCGCCTGGACCAGTTGGCCCGACAGTTGCGCGATGCCGCCCGCGGCAACCTGCAGGCCGAAGAGGACCTGCGCCGGCACATGGCTGCCGAACTGCACGACGAGCTAGGCCAGAACCTCACCGCCATCCAGACCCACCTGAAGCTGGCCCAGAACCGCCTGGGTAACGCGGGCATGGACGATATCGGCAGCGCCATCAACGGCATCCTGGGCCACATGCGCCGGGCCCTGCACAAGATGCTGGATAGCCTGCGACCCTCGGTGCTGGATGAGTTCGGCCTGCTACGCGCCCTGGACGAGGGCCCGATCCGGGACATGCTCACCGCGGCCGGTATCCACTATGTGACCGATCTGCGCGGGGAGCCCCGGCTGCTGGATGACGATACCCTGACCGCCATCTACCGCGTAGTCCAGGAGAGCGCCACCAACGTGGTGCGCCACTCCGGTGCAAAAGAGATGCGCCTGCGCCTGCGTATCGGCCTGCGCGACAGCGGCCCGGTGGCGGTCCTCGACATTCGTGACGACGGCCACGGCCTGCCCTCCACCCCGCGCCCGGTTCGGACCGATGGCGGCGGCCGCGGGTTGCAGGGCATGAGCGACCGAATCACGGCCCTGGGGGGTGTTTTCCGCATCGTTCCGGAGCCGGTCGGACTTCACCTGCGCGTGTTGCTTCGCAGCACAAGTATCGGAACTAGCATAGGAAATTTTCCAATAGCCGGTTCGTGA
- the fur gene encoding ferric iron uptake transcriptional regulator codes for MDQETQELRKAGLKVTHPRMRILQVFEEADERHLTAEDIYKRLLAHQEDIGLATVYRVLTQFEQAGIVMKHNFEGGQAVYELDRGKHHDHMIDIDSGKVIEFTSDEIERLQHEIADRHGYIIEEHSLVLYVRPKKKSR; via the coding sequence ATGGACCAGGAAACCCAAGAGCTCCGCAAGGCGGGCCTTAAAGTCACCCATCCGCGCATGCGGATCCTGCAGGTCTTCGAAGAGGCGGACGAGCGCCACCTCACGGCTGAAGACATCTACAAGCGCCTGCTAGCGCACCAGGAGGACATCGGGCTTGCCACGGTGTACCGGGTGCTGACCCAGTTCGAGCAGGCTGGCATCGTGATGAAGCACAACTTCGAAGGCGGCCAGGCCGTCTACGAGCTGGACCGCGGCAAGCACCATGACCACATGATCGACATTGACAGTGGAAAGGTGATCGAGTTCACCAGTGATGAGATCGAGCGCCTGCAGCATGAGATCGCTGACCGGCACGGGTACATCATCGAGGAACACAGCCTCGTGCTTTATGTGAGGCCCAAGAAGAAATCCCGCTAA
- a CDS encoding outer membrane protein assembly factor BamE produces MQKLLIRTLGMALLATASAGCGLVYTPDVQQGNLLDKKNVDQLQPGMTKRQVLVLLGTPSVISPFDNDRWDYVSTFSHRGKPMTTRTLTLTFNNDTLVKTEGDFFKQDAQQLLEDSKKYKSNPIDDAKGDKNTSANDKKDDGGIFGGGSSSDDDKK; encoded by the coding sequence ATGCAAAAGCTGCTCATCCGCACGCTGGGTATGGCTCTCCTGGCAACCGCCTCCGCCGGTTGTGGCCTTGTCTATACCCCCGACGTGCAGCAGGGCAACCTGCTCGACAAGAAAAACGTCGACCAGCTGCAGCCCGGCATGACAAAGCGCCAGGTCCTGGTCCTGCTCGGCACCCCGTCGGTCATCTCCCCGTTCGATAACGACCGCTGGGACTACGTTTCCACGTTCTCGCACCGTGGCAAGCCGATGACCACGCGCACCCTCACCCTCACCTTCAATAACGACACGCTGGTGAAGACCGAGGGCGACTTCTTCAAGCAGGACGCGCAGCAGCTGCTGGAAGACTCCAAGAAGTACAAGTCCAACCCGATCGACGACGCCAAGGGTGACAAGAACACCAGCGCCAACGACAAGAAGGACGACGGCGGCATCTTCGGCGGCGGCTCCTCGAGCGACGACGACAAGAAGTAA
- a CDS encoding RnfH family protein: MADLGVEVAYAGPEGQAVVALAVPVGTTVWEAVGLALPQLPPGIRPDQARLGIFGKKVEPGQVLGQGDRVEIYRALTLDPMEARRRRAAR, from the coding sequence ATGGCTGACCTTGGTGTGGAAGTCGCTTACGCCGGGCCTGAGGGGCAGGCCGTGGTCGCCCTGGCGGTGCCGGTCGGCACGACGGTATGGGAAGCCGTAGGGCTGGCCTTGCCTCAGCTGCCGCCGGGCATCCGCCCTGATCAGGCGCGCCTGGGTATCTTCGGAAAAAAGGTGGAGCCGGGGCAGGTGCTGGGGCAGGGGGATCGGGTGGAGATTTATCGGGCCCTGACTTTGGATCCGATGGAGGCGCGTCGGCGGCGGGCGGCGCGGTAG
- a CDS encoding type II toxin-antitoxin system RatA family toxin: MIEIRRSAIVPFTPAQMFDLVNDVEAYPKRFGWCDTATIVERDDNVLVARLDLKFAGMKQNFTTRNTMERPARLTMKFVEGPFRSLDGVFTFQALGDVGCKIALELDFDYAGLGGSVLKMGFQQLANKMVDDFCDEARRQYG, encoded by the coding sequence GTGATTGAAATCCGCCGCAGTGCGATCGTGCCGTTCACGCCCGCGCAGATGTTCGACCTGGTCAATGACGTTGAAGCATACCCAAAGCGCTTCGGCTGGTGTGACACCGCCACGATCGTCGAACGGGACGACAACGTGCTGGTGGCCCGGCTCGATCTCAAGTTCGCCGGGATGAAGCAGAATTTCACCACCCGGAACACCATGGAGCGCCCGGCCAGGCTCACCATGAAATTCGTGGAGGGCCCGTTCCGCTCGCTGGATGGGGTGTTTACCTTCCAGGCCCTGGGTGACGTGGGCTGCAAGATCGCCCTGGAGCTGGATTTCGACTATGCCGGGCTCGGCGGCTCCGTGCTGAAGATGGGTTTCCAGCAGCTCGCGAACAAGATGGTCGACGATTTCTGCGACGAGGCGCGCCGGCAGTATGGCTGA
- the smpB gene encoding SsrA-binding protein SmpB: MAKAKAKDTEKEGGGTIALNKRARHEYHIDQRFECGMALQGWELKSLRAGRINFGEGCYAIIQDGEVFLVGAQIPPLISASTHVVANDRRTRKLLLHREEIDRLIGAVERKGYTLVPTALYWKNNKVKCEIGLAKGKQEHDKRNTDKEREWAIDKQRVMRSHNRLG; this comes from the coding sequence ATGGCAAAAGCGAAGGCAAAGGACACGGAAAAAGAAGGCGGCGGCACCATCGCGCTGAACAAGCGCGCGCGCCACGAATACCACATCGACCAGCGCTTCGAATGCGGCATGGCGCTGCAGGGCTGGGAACTGAAATCGCTACGCGCCGGCCGTATCAACTTCGGCGAGGGCTGCTACGCCATCATCCAGGATGGTGAGGTATTCCTTGTGGGCGCCCAGATCCCGCCCCTGATCAGCGCCAGCACCCACGTGGTCGCCAACGACCGTCGCACCCGCAAGCTGCTGCTGCACCGCGAGGAGATCGACCGCCTGATCGGCGCCGTCGAGCGCAAGGGCTACACCCTGGTCCCCACCGCCCTGTACTGGAAGAACAACAAGGTAAAGTGCGAGATCGGCCTGGCCAAGGGCAAGCAGGAACATGACAAGCGCAACACCGACAAGGAACGCGAGTGGGCGATCGACAAGCAGCGCGTCATGCGCTCGCACAACCGCCTGGGGTGA